In Neoarius graeffei isolate fNeoGra1 chromosome 17, fNeoGra1.pri, whole genome shotgun sequence, a single window of DNA contains:
- the LOC132901187 gene encoding paraneoplastic antigen Ma1 homolog codes for MDLSQAVEWSREENVELCHAILLSRVPWEATDVVSRVLSTVKVLSRTRIRGRRGDKTGRHLYILVETSAELDQSSVPPEVGIVGEAGPWAVHVMSSLLPASPVLESDGFEAKLLSLLQHEGKSMGDVKAVLGMQPPKSDVSMDLVNAIGQLVDRCNQASVDVPGYRKLRLFSGLWPVPPGEEEYEAWMEQATQMITEWQCSDAAKRQRIVESLRGPAADIVRFLKVSSPSATPTDYLTALDTTYGSTESGADLMASFRHTFQEDGEKLSAFLYRLDKLLHCALLRGGIEAAGLNRARLEQLFKGALTTDIVALCV; via the coding sequence ATGGACCTTAGTCAGGCTGTTGAGTGGAGCCGTGAGGAGAATGTGGAGTTGTgtcatgccattttacttagcagAGTGCCATGGGAGGCCACTGATGTGGTTAGCCGTGTGCTCAGCACAGTCAAGGTTCTGAGTAGGACCCGGATACGAGGTCGCCGTGGCGACAAGACTGGTAGGCACCTGTACATTTTAGTCGAGACTTCTGCTGAGTTGGATCAGAGCTCTGTCCCTCCTGAAGTGGGAATTGTAGGTGAGGCAGGTCCATGGGCTGTTCATGTAATGAGTAGTTTGCTGCCTGCTAGTCCTGTTCTTGAAAGTGATGGATTTGAAGCCAAGCTATTGTCATTATTACAGCATGAAGGCAAGTCTATGGGTGATGTGAAGGCTGTTTTGGGCATGCAGCCTCCTAAATCTGATGTCAGCATGGATCTTGTGAATGCCATAGGCCAGCTCGTTGATCGCTGTAACCAGGCATCTGTTGATGTGCCTGGCTATAGAAAACTGAGGCTGTTCTCTGGTTTATGGCCCGTTCCCCCAGGCGAGGAAGAATATGAGGCCTGGATGGAGCAGGCTACTCAGATGATTACTGAGTGGCAGTGCAGTGATGCTGCTAAGCGACAGCGCATTGTTGAGAGTTTGCGCGGGCCTGCTGCGGATATAGTAAGGTTCTTGAAAGTCAGTAGCCCATCTGCTACTCCTACTGATTACTTAACCGCTCTTGACACTACGTATGGATCGACTGAGAGTGGGGCAGACCTTATGGCATCATTTCGCCATACTTTTCAAGAAGATGGTGAGAAACTTTCTGCTTTCTTGTATCGCTTGGACAAGCTTCTCCACTGTGCTCTTTTGAGAGGAGGGATTGAAGCTGCAGGCCTGAATCGTGCACGTCTGGAGCAGTTGTTCAAGGGTGCTCTCACCACTGACATTGTGGCTTTGTGTGTGTGA